The following coding sequences lie in one Saccharopolyspora hordei genomic window:
- a CDS encoding RHS repeat-associated core domain-containing protein: MTNPLVAQRQDSTQAFSGVPILESIDETKQAIESGDWAAGVMGAVGTGLDALSMAMDPFGSILAAGVGWLLEHVGPLSDALDALTGDADQIRAHSETWSNIATELGEVSTEMAALVSKDVADWTGEAADAYRQRSADTAKLIEAAQKAAEGASSGVGTAGEIVGAVRTLVRDIIAELVGRLISWALQVIATLGIGMTWVVPQVVTAVSKTVSKIADLTTKLVKAMKSLGDLVKKLTDGFGDAKKALDKIKKDGGGGAPKADSPAPTRSMGNDGPQSPGSSGDYPAPTRSMSNNDPAPSSPMSHDGPSPRSAEGGSTSRSIDGGPAAPPEPATTRAAGAANRGAGGDLRTVSGDAQTPSRDVANRRCETDPVDIATGEVVLTQVDAEIDAVLPLVVRRTHLSSYRVGSAFGASWASTLDQRLEAGSAGVSFAAEDGKLLFAPTPAPGQTVPFEGSPNTLTRHDNGGCTVVLVAEGLALHFAPGAEVLPLIGITDRHGNRIRFERDEAGNPVELQHSGGFRIRVDTEDGLVTALHLRGAAGGDDLPLMRYAYTDRRLTSVINASGQALRFDYDAQGRLTGWTDRNGIWYRYTYDSAGRCVRTEGAGGFLNGTFEYAGDVTRYTDSLGHTKVFHLNDAKQTVRETDPLGGETTFEWDAHDRLLSRTDALGRTVRYDYGDTGEVTAITLPDGSRQLIEYDDRRLPVTIIAPDGAVTRREYDENGNLTAVTDPAGAVTTYAYDERGALTAITDALGNVRRIETDAAGLPVSITNPLGATTTYRRDAFGRVTEVIDPVGGTTRIGWTVDGRLAWQTGPDGSTERWVRDGEGNVRTHVDQLGRSTTTETTAFDLPSVELGPDGSRKEFHYDTEMRLVAVVNERGETWRYEYDPAGNLVRETDFGGRSVSYTYDAAGQLVARTNAAGETVRFRYDLLGNLVERRSPTGTTTFRYDPMGRLLEAANDATRVSFERDRLGRVLAETVNGRTVASAYDALGRRVWRRTPSGAESTWEYDAAGHPVALHTAGRTLRFDHDVAGREVRRTLGAGTVLAQSWTADHRLASQALIRPDRTVQQRSYTYRPDGALIGVRDQLGGEHSYELDLVGRVTAVHGPQRTERYAYDAAGDLAHADWRRSGSVDDAAMGGRQYAGAVITRAGHTQYAHDAEGRIIARQVQRATWSYRWNAENQLIGVDTPDGQRWRYVYDPLGRRVAKERLRPDGGVAERVDFTWDDSSLVEQVHNGTNATVWEWLPGSYRVLSQTERTATAQQWVDQRFYAIVTDLVGTPADMVDPDGGLAWHVDTTLWGVLQSSPGRAYTPLRFPGQYHDPETGLHYNLNRYYDPTTARYVSRDPLGLAPSPNPHAYAPNPTRWIDPLGLMTCEGGTASSQAGQAGGNRGLNNPQLQPGPPRPQWMFRGDTRPVTGPDGLFETGMTSWGKNYDLPHHVHGGSGSKDSGYVSLTSDPHVAHQFALSPDGGEVIKKDGHHYLSMSGQVLKVQSTDNMFHTGSQNLPEDLKQRMAGQKEWDAVHHVAKENIHSSATVHGYFRQFNGEKILMPGTRISVTEHLNPNFVPNHPGYDPHSDPNSGFTSDTDLGLGNRSQKESTPEETDLGDPSSKDETAENDDHHRSSGRRRR; encoded by the coding sequence GTGACGAATCCGTTGGTCGCCCAGCGGCAGGACTCGACGCAGGCGTTCAGCGGTGTGCCGATCCTCGAGTCGATCGACGAGACCAAGCAGGCGATCGAGTCCGGCGACTGGGCCGCCGGCGTGATGGGTGCGGTGGGCACCGGCCTGGACGCGCTGAGCATGGCGATGGACCCGTTCGGGTCGATCCTCGCCGCGGGTGTCGGCTGGTTGCTGGAGCACGTGGGCCCGTTGTCGGACGCGCTGGACGCCCTGACCGGGGACGCGGACCAGATCCGGGCGCACTCGGAGACCTGGAGCAACATCGCGACCGAGCTCGGTGAGGTCAGCACCGAGATGGCCGCCCTGGTCAGCAAGGACGTCGCGGACTGGACCGGGGAGGCGGCGGACGCCTACCGCCAGCGCAGCGCGGACACCGCCAAGCTCATCGAGGCGGCGCAGAAGGCCGCCGAAGGCGCGTCGAGCGGTGTGGGCACGGCGGGGGAGATCGTCGGGGCGGTGCGCACGCTGGTGCGCGACATCATCGCCGAGCTGGTGGGTCGGCTGATCTCGTGGGCGCTGCAGGTCATCGCCACGCTGGGCATCGGGATGACCTGGGTGGTGCCGCAGGTGGTCACCGCGGTGTCGAAGACGGTGTCGAAGATCGCCGACCTGACCACCAAGCTGGTCAAGGCGATGAAGTCGCTCGGTGACCTGGTCAAGAAGCTCACCGACGGCTTCGGCGACGCCAAGAAGGCCCTCGACAAGATCAAGAAGGACGGCGGGGGCGGCGCCCCGAAGGCCGACAGCCCCGCGCCCACCCGCTCGATGGGCAACGACGGCCCGCAGTCGCCCGGCTCCTCCGGTGACTACCCGGCCCCGACCCGCTCGATGAGCAACAACGACCCGGCCCCCTCCTCGCCGATGTCCCACGACGGGCCGTCCCCGAGGTCGGCGGAGGGCGGTTCGACGTCGCGATCGATCGACGGTGGTCCAGCGGCGCCCCCGGAGCCCGCCACGACGAGGGCCGCTGGCGCCGCGAACCGTGGTGCCGGGGGCGACCTGCGGACGGTGTCCGGCGATGCGCAGACGCCGAGCCGGGACGTGGCCAACCGGCGGTGCGAGACCGACCCGGTCGACATCGCGACCGGCGAGGTGGTCCTGACGCAAGTCGATGCGGAGATCGACGCTGTGCTGCCGCTCGTCGTGCGGCGCACCCACCTGTCCTCCTACCGGGTCGGCTCGGCCTTCGGTGCTTCCTGGGCGTCCACACTGGACCAACGGCTCGAGGCCGGCAGCGCAGGGGTGTCCTTCGCCGCCGAGGACGGGAAGCTGCTGTTCGCCCCGACCCCGGCGCCGGGGCAGACCGTGCCCTTCGAAGGTTCGCCCAACACGCTGACCAGGCACGACAACGGCGGCTGCACGGTCGTGCTGGTCGCTGAAGGACTCGCGCTGCACTTCGCGCCCGGTGCGGAGGTCCTCCCGCTCATCGGCATCACCGACCGCCACGGCAACCGCATCCGCTTCGAGCGCGACGAGGCGGGCAACCCGGTGGAGCTCCAGCACAGCGGGGGCTTCCGCATCCGGGTGGACACCGAAGACGGGCTGGTCACCGCACTGCACCTCCGGGGCGCGGCCGGTGGTGACGACCTGCCGCTGATGCGGTACGCCTACACCGACCGACGGCTCACCTCGGTCATCAACGCGTCCGGCCAGGCGCTGCGGTTCGACTACGACGCACAGGGGCGGCTCACCGGGTGGACCGACCGCAACGGCATCTGGTACCGCTACACCTACGACAGCGCTGGCCGGTGCGTGCGCACCGAGGGCGCTGGTGGCTTCCTCAACGGCACCTTCGAGTACGCCGGTGACGTCACGCGCTACACCGACTCGCTCGGCCACACCAAGGTCTTCCACCTCAACGACGCGAAGCAGACGGTCCGCGAGACCGACCCGCTGGGCGGCGAGACCACCTTCGAATGGGACGCCCACGACCGCCTGCTCTCCCGGACCGACGCCCTGGGCCGCACCGTCCGGTACGACTACGGTGACACGGGCGAGGTCACGGCGATCACCCTGCCCGACGGCAGTCGGCAGCTGATCGAGTACGACGACCGGCGCTTGCCGGTGACGATCATCGCCCCGGACGGTGCGGTGACCCGCCGGGAGTACGACGAGAACGGCAACTTGACCGCGGTGACCGATCCCGCCGGCGCGGTGACGACCTACGCCTACGACGAGCGGGGTGCGCTCACCGCGATCACCGACGCGTTGGGCAACGTGCGGCGGATCGAGACCGACGCCGCCGGTCTGCCGGTGTCCATCACCAACCCGCTCGGCGCTACCACGACCTACCGTCGTGACGCCTTCGGACGGGTCACCGAGGTGATCGACCCGGTGGGTGGGACCACTCGGATCGGCTGGACCGTCGACGGTCGGCTCGCGTGGCAGACCGGTCCGGACGGCAGCACCGAGCGCTGGGTCCGCGACGGGGAGGGCAACGTCCGGACCCACGTCGACCAGCTGGGGCGGAGCACGACGACCGAGACGACCGCCTTCGACCTGCCGTCGGTGGAGCTCGGTCCGGACGGCTCCCGCAAGGAGTTCCACTACGACACCGAGATGCGGTTGGTCGCGGTCGTCAACGAGCGCGGCGAGACCTGGCGGTACGAGTACGACCCGGCCGGGAACCTGGTGCGGGAGACGGACTTCGGTGGTCGGTCGGTGTCGTACACCTACGACGCGGCCGGGCAGCTGGTCGCCCGCACCAACGCCGCGGGTGAGACCGTCCGGTTCCGCTACGACCTGCTCGGCAACCTCGTGGAGCGCCGCAGCCCGACCGGCACGACGACGTTCCGCTACGACCCGATGGGCCGGCTGCTGGAAGCCGCGAACGACGCCACCCGGGTGTCGTTCGAACGCGACCGGCTCGGGCGTGTGCTCGCCGAGACCGTCAACGGCCGCACCGTCGCGTCGGCCTACGACGCCCTGGGGCGGCGAGTGTGGCGGCGGACCCCGTCGGGTGCGGAGAGCACCTGGGAGTACGACGCCGCCGGGCACCCCGTCGCGCTGCACACGGCCGGTCGCACACTGCGGTTCGACCACGACGTCGCGGGTCGTGAGGTGCGCCGCACGCTGGGTGCGGGCACCGTGCTGGCGCAGAGCTGGACCGCCGACCACCGGCTCGCCTCGCAGGCTCTGATCAGGCCGGACCGCACGGTCCAGCAGCGCTCCTACACCTATCGGCCGGACGGTGCGCTGATCGGCGTCCGCGACCAGCTCGGCGGTGAGCACTCCTACGAGCTCGACCTCGTGGGCCGGGTCACCGCTGTCCACGGGCCGCAGCGGACCGAGCGCTACGCCTACGACGCCGCGGGCGACCTCGCGCACGCCGACTGGCGGAGGTCGGGTTCGGTGGACGACGCGGCGATGGGCGGCCGGCAGTACGCAGGGGCGGTGATCACGCGCGCCGGGCACACCCAGTACGCCCACGACGCCGAAGGGCGCATCATCGCTCGACAGGTCCAGCGAGCGACCTGGTCCTACCGCTGGAACGCCGAGAACCAGCTCATCGGGGTGGACACGCCGGACGGCCAGCGCTGGCGCTACGTCTACGACCCGCTGGGGCGCCGCGTCGCCAAGGAACGCCTGCGCCCGGACGGTGGCGTCGCCGAGCGGGTCGACTTCACGTGGGACGACAGCTCGCTGGTGGAGCAGGTCCACAACGGCACGAACGCGACCGTCTGGGAGTGGCTGCCGGGCAGCTACCGCGTCCTCTCGCAGACCGAGCGCACCGCCACCGCACAGCAGTGGGTCGACCAGCGCTTCTACGCCATCGTCACGGACCTCGTCGGCACCCCGGCGGACATGGTCGACCCGGACGGCGGTCTCGCTTGGCACGTGGACACCACGCTGTGGGGTGTCCTGCAGTCCTCGCCCGGCCGGGCCTACACGCCACTGCGGTTCCCCGGGCAGTACCACGACCCCGAGACGGGGCTGCACTACAACCTCAACCGCTACTACGACCCCACCACCGCCCGGTACGTCTCCCGCGACCCGCTCGGCCTCGCTCCGTCACCGAACCCGCACGCCTACGCGCCGAACCCCACGCGCTGGATCGACCCCCTCGGCTTGATGACCTGCGAGGGCGGTACGGCGTCGAGCCAGGCCGGCCAGGCTGGCGGCAACCGCGGGCTCAACAACCCGCAACTGCAGCCTGGCCCACCGCGACCTCAGTGGATGTTCCGCGGTGACACGAGGCCGGTGACCGGGCCCGACGGCCTCTTCGAGACCGGGATGACGTCCTGGGGGAAGAACTACGACCTGCCGCACCACGTGCACGGCGGCAGCGGTAGCAAGGACTCCGGGTACGTCTCGCTCACCTCAGACCCCCACGTCGCGCACCAGTTCGCGTTGTCCCCCGACGGCGGAGAGGTCATCAAGAAGGACGGCCACCACTACCTCTCGATGTCCGGGCAAGTCCTGAAGGTGCAGTCCACGGACAACATGTTCCACACCGGATCGCAGAACCTGCCGGAGGACCTGAAGCAGCGGATGGCCGGACAGAAGGAGTGGGACGCGGTCCACCACGTCGCCAAGGAGAACATCCACAGCTCGGCGACCGTGCACGGGTACTTCCGGCAGTTCAACGGCGAGAAGATCCTGATGCCCGGCACGAGGATCAGCGTGACCGAGCACCTGAATCCGAACTTCGTCCCAAACCACCCCGGGTACGACCCGCACAGCGACCCGAACAGCGGTTTCACCTCGGACACCGACCTCGGTCTCGGGAACCGCAGCCAGAAGGAGAGCACTCCGGAGGAGACGGACCTGGGCGATCCCAGCAGCAAGGACGAGACCGCTGAGAACGATGACCACCACCGCAGCAGCGGGCGCCGGAGGAGGTAG